One part of the Lachnospiraceae bacterium JLR.KK002 genome encodes these proteins:
- a CDS encoding helix-turn-helix domain-containing protein: MADNKFSRSQSLMASCVPMTTLQSILGGKWKILIVWYIAVYKVQRFGELQRRIGDEITKSTLTKQLRELENDGWINRQIYQEIPPKVEYTLTELAESFVPILEQMKEWSEVHLCRPRLAAEEEK, encoded by the coding sequence ATGGCTGACAACAAATTTTCCCGCAGCCAGAGCCTGATGGCAAGCTGCGTCCCGATGACCACCCTGCAGTCCATCCTCGGTGGAAAATGGAAGATTCTCATTGTGTGGTATATTGCTGTATATAAGGTCCAGAGGTTCGGGGAGCTGCAAAGGAGGATCGGAGACGAGATCACGAAGTCAACGCTGACAAAGCAGCTCCGGGAACTGGAAAACGATGGCTGGATCAACCGCCAGATTTACCAGGAGATACCGCCCAAGGTGGAATATACTCTTACGGAGCTGGCCGAGAGCTTCGTCCCCATCCTGGAACAGATGAAGGAATGGAGCGAAGTACACCTGTGCCGTCCCAGGCTTGCAGCGGAGGAGGAAAAGTAG
- a CDS encoding DUF1934 domain-containing protein: MRKDVQVSVLGILDAGGGPEAILTRTTGICSPQGGGYQVSYRELDEHGNVTDNLLFLSQTEIRLDRSGAISGSFRFMPGERTKALYWTPFGEIGFLAETESCTMEADGNGLEARLEYRLYEGGRLFSQNILSVRIKSS, translated from the coding sequence ATGAGGAAAGACGTTCAGGTTTCCGTCCTGGGCATCCTGGATGCAGGGGGCGGACCGGAAGCAATCCTGACAAGGACGACAGGGATCTGCTCACCCCAGGGCGGGGGATATCAGGTCAGCTACCGGGAACTGGATGAACATGGGAATGTCACGGACAATCTCCTGTTCCTGTCACAAACGGAGATAAGGCTTGACAGGAGCGGTGCTATCTCCGGCAGTTTCCGGTTCATGCCGGGGGAGAGGACAAAGGCCCTTTACTGGACGCCCTTTGGGGAGATTGGCTTTCTGGCGGAGACGGAGAGCTGCACCATGGAGGCGGACGGGAACGGCCTGGAGGCACGGCTGGAATACCGGCTGTACGAAGGCGGGCGCCTGTTCTCACAAAACATCCTGTCCGTCCGCATAAAGTCCAGCTAA